Part of the Amblyraja radiata isolate CabotCenter1 chromosome 27, sAmbRad1.1.pri, whole genome shotgun sequence genome is shown below.
tttaggactgaaataagGGGAACGTTTCACTCACATGGATGTGAATACTTGGAATTTTCTACACTGGAGAACTTTGGAAGTTGAGTCATTGATTTTATTCAAAACAGAAATCaacagttactccaggtttttgtgtctatcctcggtttaaaccagcatctgcagtttcttcctaaacagtttttgtatgttggGGGAATCGCATGCAAGCACGTGAATTGGGAGCAGAAATAGACCTGGCTATTCAGCAAGATCATGGCAGCCATGTCCCTATATATCCCAGGTAACACTCCAACCCCTTGCTTCTCAGGAATGCATCTCCCTCTTCCTTAGAAATATCCAGACTCTCCTTCCACTGCTCTGTGAGGAAGGGAGTTCCAAAGACATTGTATCAGCTCTGACTTAAATAGGCAATGGCTCATTTATAaacagctgtctgtacggagtttgtacgttctccctgtgactgtgtgggtttcctctgggtgctctggtttcctcccacattccaaagacatgcaggtttgtttgttaattggcttctgtaaattctcccaatgtgtagggtagaactagtgtacagggaatcattgtcggcacggactcggtgggccgaagggcccgtttccacattgtatctcgaaagctaaaactaaaattaaattaacctacaattactTTTGGCAGCTACATTTAGATTCTGGGGCGGCAGAGTTTGGGAGACTAGCGTTTGACGGCAGGAGACGGCAGATCTGATGACTCTGTGCTTTCCTCTCTCTCGTCTCCAGTGTCCTTTCAGAACCGGCACCGAAGGAGCCTGAGCCCGAGAGGAAGGCGACCGGCTTCTGGGATGTCTTTGCCACCAGGTGGAGCCAGGCGTCCGAGACCAAAAAGGCTGCAGACGCGGGCTCCGGGGAGGGAGAGGCCACCAGCGGCACACGCAGCCAGGCCAGCGATGCGGACAACTCGTGTGGCTCTGGCCAGTACACCAGCCTGGAGGAGGAGCCCACCGACCCCGTCTTCAAGTGGAACTTTGTAACCAGCAAGTTGGCGGAACTGAAAAATAAAAGTATGCAAAAAAACAATTAGGCAGACAGACAGGTTCCGATGGCTCTTGCAGACAGACATCAACTGAGGGATGAGTAGCAAGAACAACTTTAACGAGCCAGCGTTCCATTAGATAAAGATGGTGGCTTAAGATAACGGGGCTGTGTGAATAAAACTCGGGAGGTGCTGTTTGAGATGCTAGTAGATTAAACTTGAACTTGTTTGTTCCTATCCTTTCTCCGCTCCTCAAGGCGAGGGAAACCATCACTGGTGCGACCCAGCAATGTTACAGATATGAAGTGATCCCAGGCTGCTGTTTCTAACACTCTATACCATGATGTCTTAGATAAAATacacccccatccccactccccactctttcACCACATGGCCAACAGGCAAGAACCTTCTCAGTAATTTCTACTTGGGCTCCTTAGATCCAAGGTTCCAAACTTTTAGCTTCTAATCCTTACTGCAACATTTAAAGAGAAGTCCCGTGTTTAATTTGCTAATACTGTTGATAAATCTACCAGTTCTAACGAGGATGTCAAATTTATGACAAGCCTTGAGCAACCAATAGACAGGAACTTTGAAAACCAATGCCATAGTCCTGTAGTTTCActgagggagaaggcaggagaatggggttgagggggggaagatagatcagccatgattgaatggtggagtagactcgatgggctgaatggcctaattctgctcctataacttatcaaCATGAAAATTATTCCCATTATTTTAAGCAGGTTTGAAAGCAGGGTTGGGAATGGAGATTGGGGTGTCATCAGGGATAAATCCTATTTATTTAGAAGATTGAACGTTCCATGGTGCTTCAAGGAAGGATGATCAAAAATAATTTGCAGCTAGTGACAGAAAGTCCCATGTCAGACTAGGTGatctgtgtgattgtgtgtgagtgattggtggtggtcggaggggccgtaggcgcagattggcagccacgcttccgtcagtctgccccagggcagctgtggctacagaagtagcttaccatcaccgagtgtgactgaggagtgaatgaataatgcgatgtaaagcgccttgagtattagaaaggcgctatataaatcccatccattattattattattatctatgagTTGGAGTAGAGAGAGTCATGAAGGAAATGTGTGAACATGACCTCAAATAGTGGACAGGTCAAAATTAGACAgaggtgagagggtaaagatgAAATAAGATAAAACTGAGATGACCAAGATAGGACAGGGTCACTGTGGTCTGAGGTTGTTGGCTGGGATGGTCTTGAGAACATTGGGCTGTAGGATTGGATTATGGATTACGATGGTCTTGATGAAGCTTTGTTGCGGCCAGTGGGTCAGGGACAGGGACCAGGGTTGTCTCCAAGTATTGAGTCATGGGGTTGAAGCAACCAGGTATAGCTATGTACAGAATAATGGCCACATAACTAACACTTTAAACTCTGTGTGTTGATGTGGTTCCGTGCATTCATTTACAAATCCGAATGGGGGAATAAAATATTGAATAATTTCAGCAGGACAGTTCTGTGCCTCCTTTACACCCTTTGTCAACATTTTGGGACAAAATTAATGAAGTTTAATTCTTTGCTATCTTCTAATAAGAGTGAAATATGTGAGATAGGCCCATCGAAGGAATCAGTGTGAGCAGTGGCATAGCAAGCTGCAATAACCACCTGGCCCGTGCTGACAGGGTGAAAGTCTCCCTTCTCTTACAACTGTTGGGCATGGAGGGTTGGAAGCAGAATATCAACGCAATCGGTATGTGTTTAGTGCGGGTCAGAGACACTGAGTTGTAAGATGAGCCATGAACTAAATAAGTAGCAGAGAGACAGAATGGCTGTTGTGTCTTGTGTTCCTGAAGGCACTTATTATTGGGGTGACCTCCCCATGATTCAATGCCTTCAAACGCTTCTCCTCCACCTTTCGTTCATGACTTTCACACCAAAGAGACCATTCCCTGATCTGTCAATCTGAGATTGGAGCCAGATACCTGGGAACCCTTGTGGGACATGTCTTaggctctgccccccccccccccccccctccgaccccCCCGTGATGTTCTAGGTCACACCAGCACACACTCCTTACACCAACACACAATCCATAAGGATTCTCCGGCAATCCTGACATAGTCCCTCCATTCACATTCCTCAACATAATAATGATGTTTCTTGTGCACCAGAAAATAAGGAGTGTTTGCcagcatgtggagtggggacctgAGACGGAGATTGGAGCCGCGGATGAAACATTGACTTACTTTCCGTGGTGTCGCAGCTGCATTGATTGCGAGTATTACTTGTATATTCCCTGTTTGGTTTGCAGAACCTTGCACCCAGGCTGGGCTTACTGCTTTGTATCATTTGCATGATTTCTTTATTTTGTCAAAGTGGCCACTTGCTGCGTAATGAAAGTGAATTTGCATAAACTGTATGTAAACCTGCTTCTGATTTCCTCAGTGCCAGCCAAGCTTGTCGGCTGTAGTAATGTAAAATACCATAAAGTTACACCTTTTCAGGCTTCTCACCGTCTGTCTATCATTCCGTTGGTTCCCAGTCAGCCCATGCTGTGATGTTAgctttccctcttctccctccctacaGAGGAACAAATCTCATAATAGCAGTCTCCATCTCAGCACATTTCTAGCATAAGCTTAACACACTCAGAATCTCTCCATTCACATTCCAGCACTCCCCGACTGACGTAATAGGTGACTTACCTAAACTTGCACTTACACAAGCATTCATTAAGCCCACTGATGCCCCCGTGGTCTCCGAGCCAACGTTTCCCTTGTAGTCTCTGCGTTAGAGCTCCACCCTGGTCTCTGAATCAGAGTTGACTGTTCGATGTATGGTCTCTGCATTGAATAGTAAACTTACGCATTCCAGTAGTGcgagcaggtggaactagtgcagatatggggtatgttggtcagtttgggcaagttgggccgaagggcctgttttcacactgtatgactcaatgacttacGTAATATCTGACACGCAAGGATCCATGGGATGTAAGGGTTATATCCCACGGATCCTCGCGTAAGTCAGATGTTACacaagtcattgagtcatagtgtgaaaacaagccctttttcggcccaacttgcccaaactgccCAAGTCGTAGAGTTTCTGTATCTTAGACTCCCAATGTCAATTTGATTAAGGCCTTTGTTCTCTGAACTTAGTTTAAAACAGGCCTTTCATAAACTCATTTATATCCAGGATCTGTTGACATGCGGCTACAAACCTGAAATTCCAATCAGATTTACCACATTTGTCTTCAAGCAGATCTTTGAGAACCAAAGTGAAAAATCACCATTGGTTGGAGTTGCACATAGCCCAAAAGAAAtatgtgtcgggaggaactgcagatactagtttaaaccaaagacaggcacaaaagtctggaggaactcagcgggtcaggcagtatcgctgtagaaaaagaataggtgacgctttgggtcaagacccttcttcagactgagtcaggggaaaggggaatgagagatatagatgatacttaggagaaatgaatggaagatatgcaaaaagcaacaataatCAAGCAAATGTGGGGAACACAATGAGCCATTGTTGGCAGTGGGATAGGTGGCAACGAGTCTACAAAAGTAATATGGTTGTGGTTTATTTAAGGCATCCCAGTTCTAGGCCATCACTGCATGGATTTATTGGGACAGGATCCTAGGCCTCTTTAAATGATATAAATATGCCAGGCAATTTTTATAGCACAAGTGTGTTAAACCATGCCTTAGCACATCTTTACATTCACATGTTTTTTTCCAGATTCGCTTACAATGCAAATGCCGTCCATTTAGCTCATTGAATCAGTCATTTCTTAGACCAATGCCATGAACCTAATTCCACCACTTACTGTCACGTCACATTCCAATCTACTCTCACTCACAAGAGAGGTTATtttcagtggccaattaatcaaaCATCTTGCATGTCTTTGAGACGATGGAGGGAGCTGAAGCCCCAGAAGAAACCCGtgcagtcacacggagaacatgcaaactccacacaatctACACCAGAAGTCTCTGAAGCTGTGAGTCAACACCACTACCAGATGCACCATTGGCATTATCCGCATTAAAGCTGGATATTAAACCTCCTTGGGCAGCACCTTTAATGAGTGACATAACTTGGACCCGTCACTTAAATACTGTGCTCATTAGCATTGGTCACAGCTGTGTGATCAGTGGGGATTGACTCAACTCTTGATTCTCTAGTCTTTCTCtagggattgagagagagggaatgccggggctacctgaagcgagataaatcaatattcataccactgggctgtaagctgcccaagcaaaatatgagatgctgtccctccAAATTGCATttatcctcactctgacaatggaggagaccgaggacagaaaagtctgtgtaggaatgggaaggagaattgaagtgttcagcaactgagagatcagttggactgagcgaaggtgttccgcgaaatgatcgcccagtctgcgtttggtcttaccgatgtataagagtccacatcttgaacaacggatacagtagatgaggttggaggaggtgcaagtgaacctctgcctaacctgaaaggactgtcggggccctggacagagtcgagggaggatgtagagcggcaggttgcatcttctgcggttgcagaggaaggtacATGGGGAGAGGgtaatttgggtgggaagggatgatttaaccagggagttgcggagggaacggtctctgcagaaggcggaaagtggtggagatgggaacatgtggctagtggtgggatcccgttggaggtggcagaaattttgGATTATGTGTTGTttgcaatggctgatggggtggaaggtaaggactagggggacgctgtctctgttgcaactagggggagggggagcaagggcagagctgcgggacACCGAGGAGATacagttccctaaagaatgatgaCATCTTGGATGTTCTGGTATGGGaacaccttctccccaaaatccacaaaaacTCCACCTGTGGATTGAACCCCATGGCTCAATCCACAGAAGGTGGAgggatggtgggtgttcagagaggaggggggtgtgaggactTTTGTATGTGTGGggtgtggtcggggtaacctggtttaaagagggggaagggcaagtggaagacccatcactactgagAAAATACGATGTATCAGGCAATGAGTAAACTCATATTTATAGCCAACACAGATCCTGTAGAATGGAAACATTTGCAAACTGTAATTCAGCCGATGAATTGTTTTCATTTTCCGGTTCTGGTGGAATTTGCATTAATTCATGGGTACAAAAGACATGCACTGCCATCCAGTGGCCGCTGCAGGAACAGCGACTTTGACCATTTAAATGTATTTaaacattcaggagtgaaattgtaCAAAACGCATTTATTTCTGCAGTTGGAGCTGGAAACTGAATCCTGCCCTTATTTGTCTTCGACAAATTTGGGTGGCGAAGTGGCACCGCTGATAgagctgcctcgcagtgccagagacccagattcaatcctgatctggcgagctgtctgtgtggagtttgtatgttctctctgtggccacgtgggtttcctccgggtgatccagtttcgtaaattcataagtgataggagtagaattaggccattcggcccatttagtctactccaccattcgatcatggctgatctatctctccctcctaaccccattgtcctgccttctccccatagcctctgacaccctcTCACACCCCAATGACTTGAgcgtttgtaggttgattagcctctgtaaattgtctcctagCTTGTAGGGAATGGGATATCATAGAATTAATGCAAAGAGGTGATCTATGGTCaacgtggtgtgggggtgggggggcggggggcgggggggagtgggtagaagaaaggaaggcAATACGCAGTAAAATTGCTTCACTATTCCAGAACAATGTGACTTACCCCCAGCGTGAGAGCAGAGGCACTTACTTCACAAATGAATTTTTCCACATTTTCCACACAAGTCATCCTCTGCCCCGAATCCAACTCCAATCAATGGGACCATTCTGAGGATGTTAATCACCGGATACAATCACGTGCTGTTACAGCGAGGTAGAGATTAAAATAGCTGTTAAACGCCTGTTAAGCAGGAAGGGATGACTGAACGCTCACAACATGGGCATGAAATGTTCTCATATATTTTGAGCAGAAAAGATTATTGACAATCTACGATAAGCATATGCATTTCAGAATATCGACAGAATGGGTGCACGGGGCACTTTACTATCAGCCGAAGCAATGAGAATCATATGGATATGAAGGGTCTGAAGACTTCTGGGCCAAATGCTGAGAAATGGGACCAGCCAGCATGCCagcttgattggcatggacaaggtgggctgacttaaacgttgggatagtcccagccataactatctcctctggcagcttgttccatacacccaccaccctttgcgcgaaaatgttacccctcagattcctattaaatcttttcctcttcagattcagattcaattttaattgtcattgtcagtgtacagtacagagacaacgaaatgcatttagcatctccctggaagagcgacatagcaaatgatttgaataaataataataagtgtccggtggggggggggggggaagtgattggcagtcaccgaggtacgttgttgagtagagtgacagccgccgggaagaagctgttcctggacctgctggttcggcaacggagagacctgtagcgcctcccggatggtaggagggtaaacagtccatggttggggtgagagccgtccttggcgatgctgagcgccctccgcagacaacgcttgctttggatagactcaatggaggggagcgaggaaccggtgatgcgttgggcaattttcaccaccctctgcaatgccttccggtcggagacagaccagttgccataccatactgtgatgcaattggtaaggatgctctcgatggtgcagcggtagaagttcaccaggatctgaggagacagatggaccttcttcagtctcctcaggaagaagagatgctcaggaaggtgagccttcttgatcagagttgaggtattgtgggtccaagagaggtcatcggagaatcATATGGATATGAACGGTCTGAAGACTTCTgggcctcttcaccttaaacctatgtcctctggtcctcaattcacctactctgggcatctacccgatctattcctctcatgatttaatacacctccataagttcacccctcatcctcctgcagggaatagagtcccaaccaactcaacctttccctacagctcagaccctctagtcctgacaacatccccgtaaatcttctctgtatcctttccagcttggatcatgtgcaggcagaggagattaatttaatttgctagcacagacactgtgggccaaagggcctgttcctgtgctgtatttctatatGTCATGTTCTAAGCCAAGAATCAGAATGTAGAACAACAAACATTGATCTCCTTCGGGCATTGCTGTTTGTGAATGAACACCTTTTATTTAAGAGAGGGAATTATTAAACAAAGCAATTTAGATGCTAAATACTGCAATCCAAATCCCCAGGGTGACTGGGAATACAATTAACTTCTAAACATTTTATACTCTTGAGGCAAAACGGCTGAATTATTAAACCAGTAAAACTCCTTAATCAGCCACTTATTGAGTTAAACACAAGTGCTACAAACTAATGGacaaataagaaactgcagatgctggtttacaaaaaaggacacaaagtgctggaataactccattTAAAATAGGGTCCGGatgcaaaacgttacctatccatgttctccagagatgttgcctgacccgctgagttattgcgaagggtttcggcacgaaacgttgcctatttccttcgctccatagatgctgctgcacccgctgagtttctccagcatttttgtgtatctttgattttccagcatctgcagttccttcttaaacaatatttcagcactttgtgtccctttttgtTACAAGCCAACACTCGGTATTCAAGTCCTCTCTTTTAATACATTGTGGATGCAATGTTCACACGTGGATTGTGGGCCTGATGAGTATCTGGGAGATTCATTGTGAGcacctgtgctctttattatctcCTGTCGTATTTGACAACttccataaaatgtttgcataaaCAGTGATATCAAGTTTATACTCAGCAGCCTTGAGAGCTTTCAAATATCCAGCCCATGAACAGTAATTGTCTctaaattaattgattaattgcttgaaagatacagcatggaaacaggcccttcgacctacagtgtccacactgaccatctatcaccagttcacacgagttctatgttatctcactatcTCCTCCACTACCTACAccagagggacaatttactgaggtCCATTAACAcaaaaaacccgcacgtctttgggatgtgggaggaaacccccaGCACCCAGAGGatacacatggagaacatgcaaactccacacggacagcacccaagatcaggatcgaacacggggtcGCTAGCTCTGTGAAGCAGCAGGCTCTACCAGTTGCGACGCTGTGCCTCCCTAACTGAAGAAAATGTGCCCAGTATGAATGACGGATTCATCGTGTCCTCGagcaatgacaatgcaatgatgtGTCTAACAgctcaattattttaaaaataatggcATTGATATAAAGAGCAGCATTTTGTCCATTTAGTGGAATTTTCATCATCTTTACTAAATGTTCACTTCAGGGTGAGCTCAGCTGCCTGGACCATCTTTGGCTGGAGATATGCTGCACTTTTGGTGGAAGGGCAAAGCACCAGAGGGAGCTCCTGTAACCATTAGTGTTCAACATTGATTAGTGCCCATGTCAACAACAAGAGTGTGTAACGCAATGACACCCAACCCACTGGCTAAAGCAAAGAAGGCAGCAGCAGTAATGGAATAAAACACTAGCAATGACTAACACAAACTTCCGAGAAACACAATTGCCTTATTTCAGAGAATTCTTCATCATCACTTTCACAAGATCAAACCATCAAAACAGGTTTAGTTTCGTTTTAGAgataacagcgcggaaacaggcccttcaccacaCCGAGTCAgccccgaccagcaatccccgcacattaacactatcctacacacattagggacaatttacattttatacaaagccaattaacctacatgcctgcacgtctttggagtgtgggaggaaaccgaagatctccacgctgtcacggggagaaggtataaactccgtacagacaggaaccgtagtcgggatcaaactcatgtctccagcgctgtaaggcagcagctctaatgtgCCGCCCGTGTGGTTAATCACATGAGAGAGAGATAAACCTTCTTCCTTGCGCTCTTAATATCAAATCCAGAATTTAATCCAGTCAAATGTGAGGTCTGGGGTGTCCAATTAAATGTTAAGGACCTCAGGAGTTTTGAAACACAGTTTAAATGTTCAAAACGCCTTGACAATTGCAACACAGGTGGATGGGTTAGAGAAGAGGGCATTTggcaatgcttgccttcataggccgTGGCATTGGGTATAAGAGTTGGTATGTTATGTAGCAGCTGGGCATACCATTGGTCAGGTCACACTTGGAGCAACCACCTTGGGTTTAGAGCTGGTGGTTTAAGGAGAAATGCAAGCACAGATGGTACAATAAATGAGGAACCTAATAATCAGCATGTTATAAACAAGTTATTCAGTGGCTGTAAGAAAAGCCAGACATTCTCATCCGTGATAAAAGCAGAACCAAATCATTCTCACATGGTCAACAGCACAAAGCGAGTCAGGCTGTAACTTAACTGTAAATGATCCCGTTTTCAGTCATAAGATGAACGCTGCATCACAACATATGATATTTTTGTTCAATGATTTCATACAGAAAGGACCCACGCACCCAAGAATAGAACAAGACAATTCTTTCAAACCAGATCCATTGCCCCCAGTTACGTCTACAGGCAAGACCAGACATCGCAACTTCTGGATATCTGCCTCTTAAGTTTTAGTGCAACAGCAGCACATaatatagttagttagtttagtacagcacaggaactggcccttcagcccacaatgtctgtgccgaacaaaatGCAATCTGAtcagcatgatccatatccctccaaatccagtgtctatctaaaagcctcttaaacatcactatcgtaactgtctccaccacccccccGGCACCAGGCAGCtgccaccctctgtaaaaaaacttgccccacacatctactttaaacGTTGCCCGTCACCTTAAAACCAAACCCTCTAGTCtacgacattttcaccctggggaaaatgtTCTAATGGCCTACCCTAGTGATGCATAATATATCCAACTAAGAGCAGAAGTGAAACAGAGCATCATAGGGAGTTAACGTCACTCATTTGTGCAACGCAGACAGTAGATGAGGAAACTGCTGTCCGTACACACCAAGTTTgaacatacacaagaagaagggccttgacccgaaacatcaccctttccttctcgccagagatctgcctgtcccgctgaattactccagcattttgtgtctacacacaACATAGTCCAACTGGAACAAACTGAGAGAATTCCTGGTTCCCCTTGAATTAGCAGACACAACACCAAATGTACACTTGAGCGAGAATCCGAGGGAACCACTGTCCATGTAGGGATTTACATTtgaaaggaagaaaggaaggaagAAGGAGTAAGAGTTCTGTAATTAGTTAAAACCACAGGAAAAACGGAAGCGAGAGGGTAAAGGAGAATAGGTGATATGGATATTTTCATGGGGAAGTGGTAAAAGGATGGAAAAGTGTAGCAAACACTGTCAGAAAATGAAGTGGGGAAGGATTAATGTTTGAGACAGAAGCAACAATTGCAAACAGCTAGATAAAAGCATAGAAGTGTCATAATTTATTGAAGTATATTTATCAGGTAATGTTAAAAGCTGACAGTAGATTGtagtgggtgttccagtttcttcaCATACCCCAAAGATGTGCCAATTGTGGGGCATTTTACTTATAGACCCTTATCGGCGATAGGCTTGACACCAACTCACAATTGGCAGGTGTCCAAACAGCATGTGTGAAATTTATGTAAAATTGTATTTTTTTGTGTTGTCTGTGTCTGTGATGCTgtgagattttcattgtacctatacCTGCACCATTCTCATGCACGGCCACATGGCCAGAAGGCTGGAGGCCGCAGCCTGTGGCGGGAAGCCACTGAGCCCGTGCCTGTCccgtgtcccccccccctccccgaggaCCAGAGAACTGGAGAGGAGTAAGGAGGGAGCCAGCGGACGCAAGAGAAAGGGCCGGTAAGAGAGTTAACTGAGGTCTTACCTTCCGTGTCCTCAAAGGCCGTGAGAGGCATCCCCGGGGCATAAAGGCTGATGATGATCAGGCGAGGCGAGGGATGATGGTTTGTTGGATGATCTGGATGGAGGCAGCGTCTGGAGGCCTTGCAGAagcctggggctcacctggaACGGACGCCGCTCCAAAAGACCAAGCACGTGGACCAGACTGGACTTTAAAAATGGCATCAAAACCTGCCGACTCTTgcgtgcggattcagtgggctatttctatgcactttgtactaatcagggattgtgcttaggtatggaaatactttactgaactgtgtgcaaaaatatatttttcactctgtatctgtatctgcaTCTTTCTTCAAGCTCATctcctgtatccgctgttccaggtgtggactccaatatatcggtgagaccaagggcaggctcggcgattgtttcgctgaacacctttgcacagtccacctaaacctacatgatctcccggttactaaacactaactccccctcccagtctCATActaacctttcagtcctgggcctccgccaCTGTCaacgtgaggcccaatgcaaattggaggaacagcaccttaaatttcccttgagcagcttacaacccagctgtatggataacccttgctttccttctctctacatccctcccccatcctagttctccgaccagtccaaCTGTCCTGATATtatttttatctttgtatgcttccctgtcaccttcccctagctaacaatgatgtattctacattttccttgatctcgtcCTCTATGATGTCTCGTTTGCACACCTTAccattccatatctctgtgtctccttctccccagactgtttgaagaagggtctcaacccgaaacgtcacccattccttctatccagggatgctgcctgtcccactgagttactcaagcattttatgtctatcttcataaagaaccattgaaccacatggcaataaactcaacttaactCGAAATAGGTTTTAACAATGTCTTTCTTTAATCTGAAACTGCTGTCCAGGTCACACCTCTGCTACATGGCGCCAGAGGTTGAAGCAGAAAAGGTTTTAAaagaaatggggaaaaaagcaactCATTCACATATGGTTGCacatagcaactctaccacgccAGAGTTTCAGAAATTACTATTACATCGCAG
Proteins encoded:
- the c27h1orf232 gene encoding uncharacterized protein C1orf232 homolog isoform X2, translating into MYMKWSNPSRTSDDQRIKNNDTAMDMTAEEGSSPVSMLAKKVQGASAKGWKCMSSLFNKDDEHKLLQAENTAPVEHVLSEPAPKEPEPERKATGFWDVFATRWSQASETKKAADAGSGEGEATSGTRSQASDADNSCGSGQYTSLEEEPTDPVFKWNFVTSKLAELKNKSMQKNN
- the c27h1orf232 gene encoding uncharacterized protein C1orf232 homolog isoform X1; amino-acid sequence: MSQGFWKIYKSKVLKSFTAEEEEEEIKEQNNDTAMDMTAEEGSSPVSMLAKKVQGASAKGWKCMSSLFNKDDEHKLLQAENTAPVEHVLSEPAPKEPEPERKATGFWDVFATRWSQASETKKAADAGSGEGEATSGTRSQASDADNSCGSGQYTSLEEEPTDPVFKWNFVTSKLAELKNKSMQKNN